One segment of Neobacillus endophyticus DNA contains the following:
- a CDS encoding C40 family peptidase, producing the protein MGKFSPRILLVPALAGVLMAMPAEMISAKPASAATIQRVPTTSPLVSYAAGLENSKYYQKKLVDSFGFVSYVVKNVYGVQLPRVLRDQEKVGLTVTKSQLQPGDLLFFNTSGKGVSFVGIYKGNNTFIALTTRGIRENSLTNSYWKNRYITAKRITASTDKEAIQLFFANANSNQALADLQITKSLISHFSAHLLMKGVKSVSLIDMSVSGRRGGTVEYTVHYNAVKPKNSIAPVVNGRNQIYMAVEKIDGRYVIMRAGSVPYIQ; encoded by the coding sequence GTGGGAAAATTTAGTCCGCGTATTTTATTGGTGCCAGCTTTAGCAGGAGTCCTTATGGCGATGCCTGCCGAAATGATTTCTGCGAAACCGGCTTCTGCCGCAACAATCCAGAGAGTGCCTACTACTAGTCCGCTGGTTTCATATGCAGCAGGCCTCGAAAACAGCAAATACTATCAAAAAAAGCTGGTCGATTCTTTCGGATTCGTTTCCTATGTTGTTAAAAACGTGTATGGAGTTCAGCTTCCCCGTGTATTAAGGGATCAGGAGAAGGTAGGGCTAACGGTTACCAAAAGCCAGTTGCAGCCAGGCGACTTGCTGTTTTTCAATACAAGTGGGAAGGGAGTTTCCTTTGTTGGTATCTATAAAGGAAATAACACCTTTATCGCTTTAACCACTCGAGGCATCAGGGAGAATTCTCTCACTAACAGCTATTGGAAAAATAGATATATAACCGCGAAACGAATCACTGCTTCCACTGACAAGGAAGCAATCCAACTGTTTTTTGCCAACGCAAACAGTAATCAAGCGCTGGCCGATCTACAGATTACCAAATCCCTAATATCTCATTTCTCCGCTCATTTGCTTATGAAAGGGGTAAAATCAGTAAGTCTTATAGATATGTCTGTGTCAGGGAGAAGAGGTGGAACAGTAGAGTATACCGTACATTATAATGCCGTTAAACCAAAGAATTCCATTGCACCGGTAGTAAATGGCCGAAATCAAATCTACATGGCTGTCGAAAAAATAGACGGCCGTTATGTTATCATGCGTGCTGGTTCAGTTCCTTATATACAGTAA
- the lepB gene encoding signal peptidase I, protein MVENRSEIWEWVKALFIALILAFIVRCFFSPATVLGASMEPTLKDHDHMIVSKIGEPKRFDIIVFHATKNEDYIKRVIGLPGDHIEYKNDILYINGKPYEEPYLDKYKKEKKDNGPLTYSFTLKDTAVGSDVVPKGHLFVMGDNRRISKDSRVIGAIPIEKVIGTTNIVFYPIKEIKIVGK, encoded by the coding sequence ATGGTTGAAAATAGAAGTGAGATTTGGGAATGGGTTAAGGCACTTTTTATTGCTTTAATCTTAGCATTTATAGTTCGTTGCTTTTTCTCACCAGCTACAGTTCTTGGTGCTTCAATGGAGCCTACTTTGAAAGACCATGATCATATGATTGTATCAAAAATAGGAGAACCAAAACGATTCGATATTATTGTTTTTCATGCTACTAAAAATGAAGATTATATAAAACGTGTAATTGGATTACCTGGAGACCATATAGAATATAAAAACGATATCTTGTATATAAACGGAAAGCCATATGAAGAACCGTATTTAGATAAATATAAAAAAGAAAAAAAAGATAATGGGCCATTAACATATTCGTTCACATTAAAGGACACTGCAGTTGGAAGTGATGTAGTCCCTAAAGGTCATTTGTTTGTAATGGGTGACAATAGACGAATTAGCAAGGACAGTCGAGTGATCGGAGCTATTCCAATAGAAAAGGTTATAGGAACTACAAATATAGTCTTTTATCCAATTAAAGAAATAAAGATAGTTGGTAAATGA
- a CDS encoding TetR/AcrR family transcriptional regulator, producing the protein MSPLNRQQQLNQICDVRREQIKQAALKMFARRGYTGTKTSVIAKEASISEGLIYRYFNSKEELFITLVQELMEEARRELEVIGYLPGTPFEQIRTLTKNMLDENNMYAFMLIERARKDNDVPEKATQIFEEFSTNVLIDPIIPIFVKGQESGEFSLGEPRRMLSWYFTIINSLLTQEVIDEEYGLPDVDVLLRILTK; encoded by the coding sequence GTGTCTCCATTAAATAGACAGCAGCAGCTTAATCAAATCTGTGACGTTCGCAGGGAGCAGATAAAACAAGCGGCGCTTAAAATGTTTGCGCGAAGAGGATATACAGGAACGAAAACGAGCGTGATTGCTAAGGAAGCAAGTATTAGTGAGGGATTAATTTACCGTTATTTCAATTCTAAAGAGGAACTTTTCATCACTCTCGTCCAAGAATTGATGGAAGAAGCAAGAAGGGAACTCGAGGTTATTGGATACTTACCAGGAACACCTTTTGAACAAATTAGAACCTTAACGAAAAACATGCTTGATGAGAACAATATGTATGCCTTTATGTTAATTGAACGTGCACGTAAAGATAATGATGTTCCCGAAAAGGCCACACAGATCTTTGAAGAATTTTCAACAAATGTTCTGATCGATCCAATAATTCCTATCTTCGTTAAAGGACAGGAATCGGGTGAATTTTCACTAGGCGAACCCCGAAGGATGTTGTCTTGGTATTTTACCATCATCAACAGTCTTCTTACTCAAGAAGTGATTGATGAAGAGTATGGGTTACCAGATGTAGATGTGTTATTACGTATTTTGACAAAATAA
- a CDS encoding aminopeptidase: MSNFQTNLEKYAELAVKVGVNIQKGQTLVIGAALDAAEFVRLIVKKAYEAGAYNVIVNWNDDVVSRTKYALAPDEVFNEYPELRAKEQEAFVEKGAAFMSVVSQSPDLLKGINPERIANFNKAAGKALSNYRKAIQSDKVSWTVVAAASPKWAAKVFPDAPKEQQVEKLWDAIFKAVRADTENPIEAWKKHDENLHEKVRYLNNKRYAKLHYRAPGTDLTIELPKNHLWVGAGSVNENGVEFMANMPTEEVFTVPFKTGVNGTVASTKPLSYGGNIIDRFSITFENGRIVGVKAEEGEEILKHLVETDEGSHYLGEVALVPYDSPISKSNILFFNTLFDENASNHLAIGSAYAFCIEGGKKMSSDELNENGLNESITHVDFMIGSAEMDIDGITPDGKSEPIFRAGNWAF, encoded by the coding sequence ATGAGCAATTTTCAAACAAACCTGGAAAAATATGCAGAGCTTGCTGTTAAAGTAGGCGTCAACATTCAAAAAGGGCAAACATTAGTGATAGGTGCTGCATTAGATGCTGCTGAGTTTGTCCGTCTTATTGTCAAAAAAGCATATGAAGCAGGGGCTTATAATGTGATCGTTAACTGGAACGATGATGTGGTTTCCAGAACAAAATACGCGCTGGCTCCTGATGAAGTGTTTAACGAATATCCTGAATTGCGGGCAAAAGAGCAGGAAGCTTTTGTGGAAAAAGGTGCCGCATTTATGTCTGTTGTATCACAAAGCCCTGATTTATTAAAAGGAATCAATCCAGAGCGGATTGCCAATTTCAATAAAGCGGCGGGAAAAGCACTTAGCAACTATCGGAAGGCCATCCAATCAGACAAAGTAAGTTGGACGGTTGTCGCGGCCGCTTCACCAAAATGGGCTGCCAAAGTATTTCCGGATGCACCGAAAGAGCAGCAAGTTGAGAAGCTTTGGGATGCCATTTTTAAAGCAGTGCGGGCAGATACGGAAAATCCAATAGAAGCATGGAAAAAGCATGATGAAAACTTGCATGAAAAGGTCCGTTATTTAAATAATAAGCGTTATGCCAAGCTGCATTACCGTGCACCTGGGACTGATTTGACCATTGAACTGCCCAAAAATCACCTTTGGGTAGGCGCCGGCAGCGTTAATGAAAATGGCGTGGAGTTCATGGCCAATATGCCGACAGAAGAGGTTTTTACCGTACCTTTTAAAACAGGTGTTAATGGTACCGTTGCAAGTACAAAACCGCTAAGCTACGGCGGAAATATCATTGACCGTTTTTCAATTACTTTCGAGAATGGTAGAATTGTCGGCGTAAAAGCTGAGGAAGGCGAAGAAATTTTAAAACATCTGGTAGAAACAGATGAAGGTTCCCATTATCTTGGAGAAGTCGCACTTGTCCCTTACGATTCACCGATCTCAAAATCCAATATTCTATTTTTTAATACATTGTTTGATGAAAATGCCTCTAACCACTTAGCAATTGGCAGTGCTTATGCATTTTGCATCGAGGGAGGCAAGAAAATGTCTTCTGATGAGTTGAATGAAAACGGACTTAATGAAAGTATCACTCATGTGGATTTCATGATTGGCTCAGCAGAAATGGATATTGACGGCATTACACCAGATGGAAAAAGCGAACCAATCTTTAGAGCTGGAAACTGGGCATTTTAA
- a CDS encoding MDR family MFS transporter: protein MKIRDWDSNLKVRLFGEAMMNINYWMFFPFLSIYFSEAFGKNKTGFLLVFSQIFSVIANLLGGYCADRFGRKRMMVLSAIGQGLSFLAFSAASSPWFQSPWIGFVSFAASGVFGALYWPASQAMIADLVDEKHRSRVFAIFYTQINIAVVIGPILGSIFFAQYRFQLLMIAGIVCLLLGLILTKWARETVPKKVMEDPAVDGKWYYFLRNQLMDYSLIIKDKTFLLFIIAGVLAGQTFMQLDLLFPVYIKDMITRQNLLSIGNWSFSLNGEQAFGLILAENGLLVSLLTVLVTKWMDRLNERNVFVLSSIVYALSIIIFSQTHWIWGFIFGMAVFTFAELMGAGLQQSFISKIAPEHMRGQYFAAASLRFTFSRTIAPMAIPMTVWVGYGWTFVVLFIMAIASAVFYWLMFYSFKKSSLHVGS, encoded by the coding sequence ATGAAAATTAGGGATTGGGATTCTAATTTAAAGGTTCGCTTATTTGGCGAAGCTATGATGAACATCAACTATTGGATGTTTTTCCCCTTCTTATCAATTTATTTTTCTGAAGCTTTCGGTAAAAATAAAACAGGCTTTTTATTAGTATTTTCACAAATATTTTCTGTCATTGCGAACCTTTTGGGAGGGTATTGTGCGGATCGTTTTGGGCGGAAACGGATGATGGTACTGTCGGCAATCGGGCAAGGACTTTCTTTCCTGGCTTTTTCCGCGGCCAGTTCCCCGTGGTTTCAATCTCCTTGGATTGGCTTCGTTTCCTTTGCGGCTTCAGGTGTATTTGGTGCCCTTTACTGGCCGGCAAGCCAGGCAATGATCGCAGATTTAGTAGATGAAAAGCACCGCAGTAGAGTGTTTGCCATTTTTTATACGCAAATCAATATTGCCGTAGTAATCGGCCCGATATTGGGGTCCATTTTTTTTGCGCAATACCGCTTTCAGTTGCTAATGATTGCAGGAATTGTTTGCCTTTTATTAGGCCTGATTTTAACAAAGTGGGCAAGAGAAACCGTACCGAAGAAAGTAATGGAAGATCCTGCGGTTGATGGAAAATGGTATTATTTTCTAAGAAATCAATTGATGGATTATAGTTTAATTATCAAAGACAAAACCTTCCTATTATTTATTATCGCTGGTGTATTGGCCGGTCAAACATTTATGCAGCTGGACTTATTGTTTCCTGTTTATATTAAAGACATGATAACCCGGCAAAATCTATTATCCATTGGAAATTGGTCGTTCAGCCTAAATGGCGAGCAAGCATTTGGGCTGATTTTGGCTGAGAATGGCTTGCTTGTATCACTGCTTACTGTTCTTGTCACAAAGTGGATGGACCGATTGAATGAACGAAATGTTTTTGTACTTTCCTCCATTGTTTACGCACTGTCCATTATTATTTTTAGCCAAACCCATTGGATTTGGGGCTTTATTTTCGGAATGGCTGTATTCACCTTTGCGGAATTAATGGGTGCCGGTCTGCAGCAAAGTTTTATTTCCAAGATTGCCCCAGAGCATATGCGCGGACAATACTTTGCCGCGGCCAGTTTACGTTTTACCTTCAGTCGGACCATAGCCCCAATGGCGATTCCCATGACCGTTTGGGTCGGCTATGGCTGGACTTTTGTTGTCCTATTTATCATGGCAATTGCGAGCGCTGTCTTCTACTGGCTGATGTTTTATTCTTTTAAAAAGAGCTCTTTACATGTGGGATCGTAA
- a CDS encoding transposase has translation MATTELGKEYKVSPKAVYSWIKLYADESAISFKEFNTIQKENKRLKQEVEILKQAMTIMTSK, from the coding sequence ATGGCAACAACTGAACTGGGTAAAGAATATAAAGTTTCACCAAAAGCAGTCTATTCTTGGATAAAGCTATATGCTGATGAATCAGCTATTTCTTTTAAAGAATTCAACACTATTCAAAAAGAAAATAAACGTTTAAAACAGGAAGTAGAAATACTTAAACAAGCAATGACAATTATGACTTCCAAATAG
- a CDS encoding DNA topoisomerase III has product MAKSLVLAEKPSVARDIANVLKCNKKGNGFLEGDKYIVTWALGHLVTLADPETYDKKYQKWNLEDLPMLPERLNLTVIKQSGKQFNSVKSQLNRNDVNEIIIATDAGREGELVARWIIAKSKVNKPIKRLWISSVTDKAIKDGFNNLKPGKAYENLYYAAVARSEADWYIGLNATRALSTKYNAQLNCGRVQTPTVAMISAREDEIKNFKPQTYYGIEAQTDLVKLTWQDTNGNSRSFSKEKTDAIVKSLGSQDAIVTAIDRKAKKSFSPALYDLTELQRDANKLFGYSAKETLKIMQSLYESHKVLTYPRTDSRYLSSDIVSTLPERLKACGVSEYRPLTNKVLKKPIKPSKAFVDDSKVSDHHAIIPTEGYVNYSSFSDKERKIYDLVVKRFLAVLFPAYEYEQLTLQATIGNEKFIAKGRTVINAGWKEVYENHFDDEESSDDVKEQLLPHIKTGDVLKTKLISQTSGQTKPPARFTEATLLSAMENPTKYMQTSNKELVDTLKATGGLGTVATRADIIDKLFNSFLIEKRGGKEIYITQKGRQLLDLVPEELRSPATTAEWEQKLELIAKGKLKKDVFINEMKKHTKEIVTEIKASDKKYKHENISTKSCPDCGKPMLEVNGKKGKMLVCQDRECGHRKNVSRVTNARCPQCKKKLELRGEGEGQIFVCKCGYREKLSTFQERRKKESSGKVDKRTVQKYLKQQNNEEPVNNALAEALKGLKFD; this is encoded by the coding sequence ATGGCAAAAAGCTTAGTATTAGCAGAAAAACCATCAGTAGCTCGCGATATTGCGAATGTGCTGAAATGTAATAAAAAAGGTAATGGCTTTTTAGAGGGCGATAAATATATCGTGACATGGGCGCTTGGACATCTAGTAACCTTAGCTGATCCAGAAACGTATGATAAGAAATATCAAAAGTGGAATTTAGAAGATTTACCGATGCTACCTGAGCGTTTAAACCTAACAGTAATCAAACAGTCCGGCAAGCAGTTTAATTCCGTTAAATCACAATTAAATCGTAATGATGTAAATGAAATCATTATCGCAACAGATGCTGGTCGAGAAGGTGAGCTAGTAGCTCGATGGATTATTGCCAAATCCAAAGTAAATAAACCCATCAAACGTCTGTGGATTTCATCTGTAACAGATAAGGCTATTAAAGATGGATTTAATAATTTAAAACCTGGTAAAGCATATGAAAATTTATATTATGCTGCTGTAGCTCGTTCTGAAGCAGATTGGTACATTGGACTAAATGCTACTAGGGCTTTATCAACTAAATATAATGCACAGTTAAATTGTGGACGCGTTCAGACCCCTACTGTAGCTATGATATCTGCACGGGAAGATGAAATTAAAAACTTTAAACCACAAACATACTATGGCATTGAAGCGCAAACTGATTTAGTCAAACTAACTTGGCAAGATACCAACGGAAATAGTAGAAGCTTTAGCAAAGAAAAGACTGATGCCATTGTAAAATCACTTGGTAGCCAAGATGCAATAGTTACAGCGATTGATCGTAAAGCGAAAAAATCATTCTCTCCAGCACTTTATGATTTAACAGAATTGCAACGTGATGCCAATAAATTATTTGGCTACTCGGCGAAAGAAACATTAAAGATTATGCAAAGTCTATACGAGTCACACAAGGTTTTAACGTATCCTCGTACGGATTCTCGCTATTTATCTTCAGATATCGTTAGTACGCTTCCAGAGCGTCTAAAAGCTTGTGGAGTAAGCGAATATCGTCCACTAACAAATAAAGTGTTAAAAAAACCCATTAAGCCTTCTAAAGCGTTTGTTGATGATAGCAAAGTCAGTGATCACCATGCGATTATTCCAACCGAGGGATATGTTAATTATTCTTCTTTCTCAGATAAAGAGCGTAAAATTTATGACCTTGTGGTGAAACGTTTTTTAGCCGTTCTTTTCCCAGCTTATGAGTACGAACAATTAACATTGCAAGCGACCATTGGTAACGAAAAATTTATTGCTAAAGGTAGAACAGTCATTAACGCTGGCTGGAAAGAAGTGTACGAAAATCATTTTGACGATGAAGAGTCCTCAGATGATGTAAAAGAGCAATTACTGCCACATATTAAAACAGGTGATGTGTTAAAAACAAAATTAATTTCACAAACATCTGGTCAAACAAAACCACCTGCTCGCTTTACAGAGGCCACATTATTATCTGCCATGGAAAACCCTACTAAGTACATGCAAACGAGCAATAAAGAGCTTGTGGATACGTTAAAAGCGACAGGAGGACTAGGGACTGTTGCTACACGTGCAGATATCATTGATAAACTGTTTAATTCATTTCTAATTGAAAAACGTGGTGGTAAAGAAATTTACATTACGCAAAAAGGTCGTCAACTGTTAGATTTAGTTCCAGAAGAATTGCGTTCACCAGCTACAACTGCAGAGTGGGAACAAAAACTTGAACTAATTGCAAAAGGTAAGCTAAAAAAAGATGTTTTTATCAATGAAATGAAAAAGCACACAAAAGAAATTGTGACGGAAATTAAAGCAAGTGATAAAAAATACAAGCACGAAAACATCTCTACAAAATCTTGTCCGGATTGCGGTAAGCCGATGCTTGAGGTGAACGGTAAAAAAGGAAAAATGCTTGTGTGCCAAGATCGTGAATGTGGTCACCGAAAAAATGTATCACGTGTAACAAATGCACGCTGTCCACAATGTAAGAAAAAACTAGAACTACGTGGTGAAGGTGAAGGTCAAATCTTTGTATGTAAATGTGGCTACCGTGAAAAGTTATCAACATTCCAAGAACGCCGTAAGAAAGAATCCAGTGGTAAAGTAGACAAACGTACTGTTCAGAAATATTTAAAGCAGCAGAATAATGAAGAACCAGTAAATAATGCGCTGGCAGAAGCGCTAAAAGGGTTAAAATTCGACTAA
- the hutH gene encoding histidine ammonia-lyase: MITLTGNSLTLKQMKEVLFNEQNVCASEKSMEAAQKSREAVERIVSEKRVVYGINTGFGKFSDVLIDQEHVQDLQLNLIRSHACGVGEPFPEVVAKAMVLLRANALLKGYSGIRPVVIERLINLVNKNITPVIPQQGSLGASGDLAPLSHLALVLVGEGEVFYKGNRMDALTALQLEGLSPITLEAKEGLALINGTQAMTAMGVIGYLEAELLAYESELIASMTIEGLNGIIDAFAEEVQVARGYKQQIDTAARIRQYLSDSLLTTMQGELRVQDAYSLRCIPQVHGASWQALDYVKEKLEIEMNAATDNPLIFDDGEKVISGGNFHGQPIALAMDFMKIAVAELANISERRIERLINPQLNDLPPFLSPQPGLQSGAMIMQYVAASLVSENKTLAHPASVDSIPSSANQEDHVSMGTIASRHAYQIIQNVRRVLAIEMICAMQACEFRGVEKMSSHTKNFYEKGRQHVSSIKQDRIFSKDIEVLAEWLKTIEFSQFIKDLSLEKGTY, translated from the coding sequence ATGATTACATTAACAGGTAATAGTCTGACACTTAAGCAAATGAAGGAAGTTTTATTCAATGAGCAGAATGTTTGTGCTTCTGAAAAAAGCATGGAAGCAGCACAAAAAAGCCGGGAAGCTGTAGAACGAATTGTTTCAGAAAAAAGAGTAGTATATGGAATTAATACCGGTTTCGGAAAATTTAGTGATGTATTAATTGATCAGGAGCATGTTCAAGACTTGCAGTTAAATTTAATCCGCTCACATGCCTGCGGTGTCGGTGAACCTTTCCCTGAGGTTGTGGCAAAAGCCATGGTTCTGTTAAGGGCCAATGCACTTTTAAAAGGTTATTCTGGAATCAGACCAGTGGTGATTGAAAGGCTGATCAACCTTGTTAATAAAAATATTACGCCTGTGATTCCGCAGCAAGGCTCACTTGGAGCAAGCGGTGATTTGGCGCCGCTTTCCCATCTTGCATTAGTACTGGTGGGAGAAGGGGAAGTTTTTTATAAAGGAAATAGAATGGATGCACTTACAGCTTTACAACTTGAAGGACTGTCACCCATCACACTTGAGGCGAAGGAAGGTCTTGCACTGATCAACGGAACTCAAGCGATGACGGCTATGGGAGTCATCGGATACTTGGAGGCAGAGCTGCTGGCATATGAAAGCGAACTGATTGCTTCCATGACGATTGAAGGGTTAAATGGAATTATTGATGCTTTTGCCGAAGAAGTTCAAGTGGCAAGGGGATATAAGCAGCAAATTGATACGGCTGCTCGCATCCGTCAATACTTAAGTGACAGTCTGCTTACAACCATGCAGGGGGAATTGAGAGTCCAGGACGCTTACTCCCTTCGCTGTATCCCTCAGGTGCACGGCGCATCCTGGCAAGCACTTGATTATGTGAAGGAAAAATTGGAAATCGAGATGAATGCTGCTACTGATAATCCACTTATTTTTGATGATGGGGAAAAGGTAATTTCAGGTGGTAACTTCCATGGACAGCCGATTGCACTTGCCATGGATTTCATGAAAATTGCAGTGGCTGAACTCGCGAATATATCGGAAAGAAGGATTGAACGTTTAATCAATCCGCAACTAAATGACCTGCCGCCATTTTTAAGTCCTCAGCCAGGTCTTCAATCTGGTGCAATGATTATGCAGTATGTGGCTGCTTCACTTGTTTCCGAGAATAAAACATTGGCACATCCGGCAAGCGTTGACTCGATCCCGTCATCCGCGAACCAGGAGGACCATGTCAGCATGGGAACGATCGCATCTAGACATGCTTACCAAATCATTCAAAATGTTAGAAGAGTTTTAGCTATCGAAATGATTTGTGCGATGCAGGCATGCGAGTTCCGCGGTGTGGAGAAAATGTCATCCCATACGAAAAATTTCTACGAAAAAGGAAGGCAGCACGTATCTTCCATTAAACAGGACCGCATTTTTTCAAAGGATATCGAAGTTCTGGCAGAATGGCTTAAAACCATTGAGTTTTCCCAGTTTATTAAAGATTTAAGCTTAGAAAAAGGCACCTATTAA
- a CDS encoding DnaJ family domain-containing protein produces the protein MDMFQLLSEDRIKKAYEKGEFEQLPGFGKPMKIEDLSGVPEELRMAYKLLKNAGYSEDECLIRREMMTIEDLMKKCEDPIEKEDLKRKWNEKLLRFNQLMSKRGVQTNSSIFKNYGDKVQSKFKKS, from the coding sequence ATGGATATGTTTCAGCTTCTCTCGGAGGATCGGATCAAAAAGGCTTACGAGAAAGGTGAATTTGAGCAGCTTCCCGGATTTGGAAAGCCAATGAAGATCGAGGATTTATCTGGAGTTCCTGAAGAATTGCGGATGGCCTATAAGTTGCTAAAAAATGCAGGCTATTCGGAAGACGAGTGCCTGATTAGACGTGAAATGATGACTATTGAAGATTTAATGAAAAAATGTGAAGACCCGATTGAAAAAGAAGACCTAAAAAGGAAATGGAACGAAAAACTCCTTCGCTTTAATCAGTTAATGTCGAAAAGAGGCGTCCAAACCAATTCGTCTATTTTTAAAAATTATGGTGATAAGGTACAAAGTAAATTTAAAAAAAGCTAA
- a CDS encoding anti-repressor SinI family protein, giving the protein MMLAEKELQAIDEEWLELIQEARAIGLSIEEVREFLNQNVTGEHLVCT; this is encoded by the coding sequence ATGATGTTGGCAGAGAAAGAATTACAAGCAATCGATGAAGAATGGCTTGAACTTATTCAGGAAGCAAGAGCAATTGGATTATCAATTGAAGAAGTGCGCGAATTCCTTAATCAAAATGTTACTGGGGAGCATTTGGTATGTACATAA
- a CDS encoding helix-turn-helix domain-containing protein — protein MIGDRVKKFRLEKKLSLSELADQAGVAKSYLSSLERNLQKNPSIQFLEKISAVLNIPVEHLIHEQIDQTELDNEWMKLVKEAMSSGVSKDQFRDFLEFNKWRNNQGKDD, from the coding sequence ATGATTGGAGACCGCGTAAAAAAATTTCGCTTAGAGAAAAAATTATCACTATCCGAACTCGCAGATCAAGCAGGGGTTGCCAAATCCTATTTAAGTTCACTTGAAAGAAATCTACAAAAGAATCCATCCATTCAGTTTCTTGAAAAGATTTCTGCCGTTTTAAATATTCCAGTTGAGCATTTAATCCATGAACAAATAGACCAAACCGAGTTAGATAATGAATGGATGAAATTAGTTAAAGAAGCCATGAGTTCCGGAGTATCGAAAGACCAATTTCGCGATTTCTTAGAATTCAATAAATGGCGGAATAATCAAGGTAAAGATGATTAA